Proteins encoded together in one Pongo pygmaeus isolate AG05252 chromosome Y, NHGRI_mPonPyg2-v2.0_pri, whole genome shotgun sequence window:
- the LOC129025812 gene encoding testis-specific Y-encoded protein 3-like produces MEAVQEGAAGVESEQVALGEEAVLVLDDIMAEVEVVAQEEGLVEPQEEAQRAQPGPGPMTPESALEELLAVQVELGPVNAQARKAFSRQREKMERRRKAHLDCRGAVIQSVPGFWANVIANHPQMSALITDQDEDMLSYMINLEVEEVKHPVHLCRIMLFFRSNPYFQNKVITKEYLVNITEYRASHSTPIQWYPDYEVEAYRRRHHNSSLNFFNWFSDHNFAGSNRIAEILCKDLWRNPLPYYKRMKPPEEGTEISGDSQMLS; encoded by the exons ATGGAGGCTGTACAGGAGGGGGCGGCCGGGGTGGAGAGTGAGCAGGTGGCTTTGGGGGAGGAGGCGGTGCTGGTGTTGGATGACATAAtggcggaggtggaggtggtggcccAGGAGGAGGGCCTCGTGGAGCCGCAGGAGGAGGCCCAGcgggcacagcctggccctgggcccaTGACCCCAGAGTCTGCACTGGAGGAGCTGCTGGCCGTTCAGGTGGAGCTGGGGCCGGTTAATGCCCAAGCCAGGAAGGCCTTTTCTCGGCAGAGGGAAAAGATGGAGCGGAGGCGCAAGGCCCACCTAGACTGCAGAGGCGCGGTCATCCAGAGCGTCCCTGGCTTCTGGGCCAATGTT ATTGCAAACCACCCCCAGATGTCAGCCCTGATCACTGACCAAGATGAAGACATGCTGAGCTACATGATCAACTTGGAG GTGGAAGAAGTGAAGCATCCCGTTCATCTCTGCAGGATCATGTTGTTCTTTCGGAGTAACCCCTACTTCCAGAATAAAGTGATTACCAAGGAATATCTGGTGAACATCACAG aataCAGggcttctcattccactccaattcagtgGTATCCAGATTATGAAGTTGAGGCCTATCGCCGCAGACACCACAACAGCAGCCTTAACTTCTTCAACTGGTTTTCTGACCACAACTTCGCAGGATCTAATAGGATTGCTGAG ATCCTATGTAAGGACCTGTGGCGCAATCCCCTGCCGTACTACAAGAGGATGAAGCCACCTGAAGAGGGAACAGAGATTTCAG GGGACTCCCAGATGTTGAGTTGA